The following coding sequences lie in one Bicyclus anynana chromosome 21, ilBicAnyn1.1, whole genome shotgun sequence genomic window:
- the LOC128199281 gene encoding uncharacterized protein LOC128199281: protein MSNEVTDNVITAYSWTPYSDNNCAGKCKSVYVLDKCKDNKIIEFEPEREKFPLDLKGCPLTTYAVISEPYVLPPIKKVANAPWNDVYDFQKGGEINLRAALDRNFAVVSSRRQAEYMDQMLGKGETLIYCFPERNNLYKYGVVLLTRQWFPMLERVNNIIRSVSENGLIDKWNEELFTNKIRSEGAVVLPLGVQHLLGAFVLTGILYAVSIVVFVGELVLGYITRK, encoded by the exons ATGTCCAATGAAGTAACAG ATAACGTAATAACCGCCTACTCTTGGACCCCTTACAGTGATAATAATTGTGCTGGAAAATGCAAATCAGTATACGTTTTAGATAAAtgtaaagataataaaataatcgagTTTGAGCCCGAAAGGGAAAAATTTCCGTTAGACTTAAAGGGGTGCCCGTTAACCACATACGCAGTTATATCTGAACCGTATGTCTTACCTCCGATCAAAAAAGTCGCTAATGCTCCATGGAACGATGTTTACGATTTTCAAAAAGGTGGCGAAATAAATCTT CGGGCGGCTTTGGATAGAAATTTCGCTGTTGTTTCATCGAGAAGGCAGGCTGAATATATGGATCAGATGTTGGGTAAAGGTGAgacattaatttattgttttcccGAAAGgaataatctttataaatacGGAGTTGTTTTACTAACCAGGCAGTGGTTCCCCATGTTGGAAAGGGTTAATAACATTATACGGAGCGTTTCGGAAAATGGTCTGATTGACAAATGGAACGAGgaactatttacgaataaaatcaGGTCTGAAGGTGCTGTAGTGTTGCCGCTGGGTGTACAACATTTGTTGGGAGCCTTTGTGTTAACTGGTATCTTGTATGCCGTGTCTATTGTTGTTTTTGTTGGAGAATTAGTTTTAGGTTATATTA